In Oscillatoria acuminata PCC 6304, a single window of DNA contains:
- the rpsC gene encoding 30S ribosomal protein S3 — MGQKIHPTGFRLGVTKEHRSRWFADSNRYPELLEEDYKIREYVHSTLNNAGISDVRIERKADQIDLEVRTARPGVVVGRGGSGIESLRTGLQDMLGSNRQIRINVVEVARVDADATLIAEYIASQLERRVSFRRVVRQAIQRAQKAGVEGIKVQVSGRLNGAEIARTEWTREGRVPLHTLRADIDYSYRTASTIYGILGVKVWTFKGEIIPGQELEATAAASAGPRPRGGKKRRQQFEDRSNEG, encoded by the coding sequence GTGGGACAGAAAATACACCCAACGGGTTTCCGGCTTGGTGTGACCAAAGAACACCGCTCCCGGTGGTTCGCGGATAGCAATCGCTACCCCGAACTTTTAGAAGAAGACTACAAAATTCGCGAGTATGTCCACAGCACCCTGAACAACGCGGGCATTTCCGACGTTCGGATCGAGCGCAAAGCCGATCAGATCGACCTGGAAGTTCGCACCGCCCGACCGGGCGTGGTTGTGGGTCGCGGTGGCAGTGGCATCGAGTCCTTACGGACTGGACTGCAAGATATGCTAGGCAGCAACCGCCAAATCCGCATCAATGTTGTGGAAGTGGCCCGAGTGGATGCCGATGCAACCTTGATTGCTGAATACATCGCCAGCCAACTCGAACGACGGGTTTCCTTCCGTCGGGTCGTGCGGCAAGCCATTCAACGGGCTCAAAAAGCCGGTGTTGAAGGCATCAAAGTCCAAGTCAGTGGACGCCTCAACGGGGCAGAAATTGCTCGGACCGAGTGGACTCGCGAAGGCAGAGTACCTCTGCATACCTTACGCGCCGATATTGATTACTCCTACCGTACCGCCAGTACCATTTATGGGATTCTCGGCGTTAAAGTGTGGACCTTCAAGGGAGAAATTATTCCCGGACAAGAACTGGAGGCCACCGCAGCAGCGAGTGCAGGTCCTCGGCCCCGAGGCGGCAAAAAACGCCGTCAGCAATTTGAAGACCGCTCCAATGAAGGGTAA